One segment of Purpureocillium takamizusanense chromosome 7, complete sequence DNA contains the following:
- a CDS encoding uncharacterized protein (EggNog:ENOG503NU9Q~COG:U~TransMembrane:9 (o6-26i51-72o78-97i104-123o135-160i172-192o212-229i241-261o273-291i)): MIEDKYVGLALAMCSALAIGTSFVITKKGLIQAEERHGFEGEGFVYLKNPLWWAGIATLGVGEVCNFAAYAFAPAILVTPLGALSVLIGAVLGSYFLKEELGTLGKLGSAICLIGAVVIVLHAPPDEEIETIDQILHYAIQPGFLLYAICVVGFAVFMIYRIAPVYGKKNALIYLSICSTVGSISVMSVKAFGIALKLTFAGNNQFSHPSTYVFLILTAVCILTQMNYFNKALATFPTNIVNPLYYVTFTTATLCASFILFSGFNTTDPVNTLSLLCGFLVTFTGVYLLNLSRGDPNGQKLVAGRGGLDATPTDMVSSFQTRRSMQSRRSGDPARHSIGSIHGDREGLIRAYDEEEAAGFGLTDLAEESDDNTGRANGRTNGKKEHRNNDIELETRKSAER, translated from the exons ATGATTGAAGACAA ATatgtcggcctcgcgctggccATGTGCTCGGCGTTAGCCATCG GCACAAGTTTTGTCATAACGAAAAAG GGTCTTATACAAGCAGAGGAGCGACACGGATTTGAAGGGGAGGGCTTCGTCTATCTCAAAAACCCACTGTGGTGGGCTGGCATTGCCACCC TCGGCGTTGGTGAGGTTTGCAATTTCGCTGCATACGCCTTCGCGCCAGCCATTCTCGTCACTccgctcggcgccctcaGCGTTCTCATCGGTGCTGTCCTTGGATCCTATTTCCTGAAAGAGGAGCTGGGAACGCTGGGCAAGCTGGGCAGCGCCATCTGCCTCATTGGCGCTGTCGTGATTGTTCTCCATGCGCCGCCTGATGAGGAGATTGAAACCATAGACCAAATCCTGCATTATGCAATCCAGCCTG GCTTTCTCTTGTACGCTATCTGCGTTGTTGGATTTGCCGTCTTTATGATCTACAGAATCGCGCCGGTCTATGGAAAGAAGAACGCTCTAATCTATCTTTCTATCTGCTCAACTGTCGGCTCCATCTCCGTCATGTCTGTCAAGGCTTTTGGCATTGCCCTGAAGCTCACATTCGCCGGCAACAACCAGTTCAGCCACCCATCAACCTACGTCTTCCTAATCTTGACCGCGGTCTGCATTCTCACCCAAATGAACTACTTCAACAAAGCATTGGCCACGTTTCCGACCAATAT CGTCAACCCACTGTATTACGTGACCTTCACAACAGCCACGCTGTGCGCCTCATTCATCCTCTTCAGCGGCTTCAACACGACCGATCCTGTCAACACGCTATCGCTTCTTTGTGGCTTCCTTGTCACCTTCACCGGCGTCTACCTGCTCAATCTGTCTCGCGGCGATCCCAACGGCcagaagctcgtcgccggaCGCGGCGGCCTAGATGCCACACCAACAGACATGGTTTCCAGCTTCCAAACTCGGCGGAGCATGCAGTCGCGAAGGAGCGGCGATCCCGCTCGACACAGCATCGGTAGCATCCACGGGGACAGGGAGGGTTTGATTCGGGCAtacgatgaggaggaggctgcggGTTTCGGCCTTACTGATTTGGCGGAAGAGAGCGACGACAACACGGGCCGAGCCAATGGCCGAACGAACGGCAAAAAGGAGCATCGTAACAACGACATTGAACTGGAAACCAGGAAGTCGGCGGAGAGATAG
- the RPS3 gene encoding 40S ribosomal protein S3 (COG:J~BUSCO:EOG092647L7~EggNog:ENOG503NU07) — MAHPGSQISKRRKFVADGVFYAELNEFFQRELAEEGYSGVEVRVTPTVTDIIIRATHTQEVLGEQGRRIRELTSLIQKRFKFPENSVSLYAAKVQNRGLSAVAQCESLRYKLLNGLAVRRACYGVLRFIMESGAKGCEVVVSGKLRAARAKSMKFTDGFMIHSGQPAKDFIDSATRHVLLRQGVLGIKVKIMRGSDPEGKAGPQKSLPDAVTIIEPKEEQAVLQPVSQDYGAKAAQNLASQDARNAEQEGEAEAAPAEQ; from the exons ATGGCGCACCCTGGTTCTCAGAT CTCCAAGCGGAGAAagttcgtcgccgacggtgtCTTCTACGCCGAGCTGAACGAGTTCTTCCAGCGCGAGCTCGCTGAGGAGGGTTACTctggcgtcgaggtccgCGTCACGCCAACCGTCAccgacatcatcatccgcGCCACGCACACCCAggaggtcctcggcgagcagggccgccgcatccgcgAGCTCACCTCGCTCATCCAGAAGCGATTCAAGTTCCCCGAGAACTCCGTCTCTCTGTACGCCGCCAAGGTCCAGAACCGCGGCCTCTCCGCCGTCGCTCAGTGCGAGTCCCTCCGGTACAAGCTCCTCAACGGCCtggccgtccgccgcgcctgctATGGTGTCCTCCGCTTCATCATGGAGTCCGGCGCCAAGGGCTGCGAAGTTGTCGTCTCTGGCAAGCTccgtgccgcccgtgccaAGAGCATGAAGTTCACCGACGGCTTCATGATCCACTCCGGCCAGCCCGCCAAGGACTTCATCGACTCGGCCACTCGCCACGTCCTGCTCCGCCAGGGTGTCCTGGGTATTAAGGTCAAGATCATGCGCGGCTCCGACCCTGAGGGCAAGGCCGGCCCCCAGAAGTCTCTgcccgacgccgtcaccatcatcgagcccaaggaggagcaggctgTTCTCCAGCCCGTCAGCCAGGACTACGGCGCTAAGGCCGCCCAGAACCTGGCCAGCCAAGACGCTCGCAACGCTGAGCAGGAGGGTGAGGCGGAGGCTGCTCCCGCTGAGCAATAA
- the YMR1 gene encoding phosphatidylinositol-3-phosphatase ymr1 (COG:S~EggNog:ENOG503NVN3~BUSCO:EOG09261ABB), with product MEARKVIHNVQGIYGGQATKGTLRLTDFHMVFCAPVGPPANDTASTPPKTRERWLTYPMLCYCALRPTLPTSRQAPSVRLRCRDFTFVTFNFTDNDAARDAYDFIRGRTCKLGTVERLFAFSHRPLKNEREVNGWEIYDPKAEFRRQGISEKLPDRGWRITHINKDYTFCDTYPAVLVVPSKISDNVLKYAREFRSRNRVPVLSYIHPVNNCTITRSSQPLAGITRKTNVQDEKLVAASFSAWVPGGSEEPTPPSSQLDVANGSPMLASELSDTERYEDELISRSAAIYDEKTGEQIVYGRQQTNMIVDARPTINAMVNQVQGMGSENMDKYPFATKSFLSIENIHVMRSSLNKVIETLKDADVSPLPPNRELLHQSGWLRHIHSVLDGSAIIARRIGIRHSHVLIHCSDGWDRTSQLSALAQIMLDPYYRTLEGFVVLVEKDWLSFGHMFRLRSGHLNHEDWFTIQKDALAGSKIQPGENDGRNDAFQNVLSGAKRFFNPNKDDADLDAISETASGKVVDDEATTPKMVSPVFHQFLDCTYQLVRQNPNRFEFNERFLRRLLYHLYSCQYGTFLYNSEKQRKDARVSERTSSVWDYFLCRKAEFTNPDYDPTINDRERGQERILLPNLKEIRWWYQLFGRTDDEMNGALHAAALAENDRQAAVSNLGQGSPGALSRSAAASPKPPGLASSQSVLAAVETAHETLTPSSQQSTLRRSASAEGPGAFASIRDGISGLSLGRGMLSNLGQNDQSAPETPCRTDQELREMA from the exons ATGGAGGCCCGCAAG GTTATCCACAATGTGCAAGGCATCTacggcggccaggccaccAAGGGCACTCTTCGCTTGACTGACTTCCACATGGTCTTTTGCGCGCCAGTCGGCCCGCCTGCGAACGACACGGCTTCAACCCCACCCAAGACGAGGGAGCGATGGCTCACATACCCGATGCTCTGCTACTGCGCGTTGCGGCCGACTCTTCCTACTTCGCGGCAGGCGCCCTCGGTTCGCCTCCGTTGCCGGGACTTCACTTTTGTCACATTCAACTTCACAGATAATGACGCAGCCCGGGATGCCTACGACTTCATTCGGGGGCGTACGTGCAAGCTGGGGACCGTGGAGAGGCTCTTTGCCTTCAGCCACAGGCCTCTCAAGAACGAGCGCGAGGTGAATGGTTGGGAGATATACGACCCCAAAGCCGAGTTCAGGCGCCAGGGCATCAGCGAGAAACTTCCCGACCGAGGCTGGAGGATCACGCACATCAACAAGGACTATACCTTCTGCGACACCTACCCGgcggtcctcgtcgttcCATCAAAAATATCGGATAATGTCCTCAAATACGCTAGGGAATTCCGGTCACGAAATCGCGTACCTGTGCTGTCCTACATCCACCCCGTCAACAACTGCACAATCACCAGGAGCTCACAGCCGCTGGCTGGAATTACCAGAAAGACCAACGTCCAGGACGAAAAGCTCGTTGCGGCTTCCTTCTCCGCCTGGGTTCCAGGCGGTTCGGAAGAGCCTACTCCACCGTCGAGCCAGCTAGATGTAGCGAATGGCAGCCCTATGCTAGCGTCTGAGCTCTCAGACACAGAGCGATATGAAGACGAACTCATCTCAAGGTCGGCAGCCATATACGATGAAAAGACGGGTGAGCAGATTGTTTACGGGCGCCAACAAACAAACATGATTGTGGACGCCCGGCCGACCATAAACGCCATGGTCAACCAGGTTCAAGGCATGGGCTCCGAAAACATGGACAAGTATCCGTTTGCAACAAAGTCTTTTCTTAGTATCGAAAACATTCACGTCATGCGGAGTTCATTGAACAAAGTCATCGAGACGCTGAAGGATGCCGATGTCTCGCCACTACCACCCAACCGGGAGCTGTTGCACCAGAGCGGTTGGCTGCGGCATATTCATAGCGTTCTCGATGGCTCGGCCATCATTGCCCGGAGAATCGGCATCAGACACTCTCATGTCCTAATCCACTGCTCCGACGGCTGGGACCGAACAAGTCAGCTGAGCGCACTGGCCCAAATCATGCTGGATCCATACTACCGGACCCTCGAGGGCTTCGTTGTCCTTGTCGAAAAGGACTGGCTGTCATTCGGGCACATGTTCAGGTTGCGATCCGGTCACCTCAACCACGAGGATTGGTTCACGATCCAGAAGGACGCGCTCGCAGGGTCCAAAATCCAGCCAGGGGAGAACGATGGTCGCAACGACGCCTTTCAAAATGTGCTTAGTGGTGCCAAGAGGTTCTTCAACCCGAACAAAGACGATGCCGATCTCGATGCTATTAGTGAGACGGCCTCGGGGAAAGTCGTTGACGATGAAGCAACCACCCCCAAAATGGTCAGCCCCGTCTTTCATCAGTTCCTGGACTGCACATACCAGTTGGTGCGGCAGAACCCCAATCGTTTCGAGTTCAACGAGCGGTTCCTGCGGCGCCTGCTGTATCACCTGTATTCTTGCCAGTACGGAACGTTTCTGTATAATTCCGAAAAGCAAAGGAAGGATGCCAGAGTCAGCGAGCGAACGTCCTCCGTGTGGGACTACTTCCTTTGCAGAAAGGCCGAGTTCACAAATCCCGATTATGATCCCACCATCAACGACAGGGAACGCGGCCAGGAACGCATTCTTCTTCCAAATCTCAAAGAGATCAGATGGTGGTACCAACTTTTTGGGCGAACTGATGACGAGATGAACGGTGCCCTCCATGCTGCAGCGCTGGCAGAGAACGACAGGCAAGCTGCCGTATCTAAccttggccagggcagccCTGGCGCGCTATCCAGATCAGCTGCTGCCTCACCAAAGCCCCCTGGATTAGCTTCCAGTCAGTCCGTTCTCGCGGCCGTCGA